The Triticum aestivum cultivar Chinese Spring chromosome 7B, IWGSC CS RefSeq v2.1, whole genome shotgun sequence genome window below encodes:
- the LOC123157835 gene encoding 4-formylbenzenesulfonate dehydrogenase TsaC1/TsaC2 encodes FLSCYNSSRAEKGRRRGKGVAAYTAYAKQVLLACNGGGDAVSRGVAVGLARHGCRLVLVGDEGALAATAEEARRSAAQGAAAIAVVGLDLAACDEAAVGAAVDAAWRCFGDGGLHALVNCCSFEGEVQDCLSVTEDEYNKTMKVNVITPWLLIKAIAKRFRDAQSGGSVVCLTQIIGAERGLYPGAAAYGTSLGAVHQLVRLSAMELGKHKIRVNAVCRGLHLGDKFPLSVGEEKAEKATGEVMPLRRWLDPDKDLASTVLYLVGDDSRFMTGTTIYVDGAQSIVRPRMRSFL; translated from the exons TTCTTGTCTTGCTATAACTCTTCACGTGCAgagaagggaagaagaaggggaaagggGGTGGCCGCCTACACCGCCTACGCGAAGCAGGTGCTGCTCGCCtgcaacggcggcggcgacgccgtctCGCGGGGGGTCGCCGTTGGCCTCGCCAGGCACGGCTGCAG gcTGGTCCTGGTGGGCGACGAGGGCGCCCTGGCCGCGACGGCGGAGGAGGCGCGGCGCAGCGCggcccaaggggcggcggccatcGCGGTGGTTGGGCTGGACTTGGCGGCCTGCGACGAGGCAGCCGTCGGCGCCGCGGTGGACGCGGCGTGGCGCTGCTTCGGGGACGGCGGGCTCCACGCCCTTGTCAACTGCTGCTCCTTCGAGG GGGAAGTGCAAGATTGCCTCAGCGTGACTGAAGATGAGTACAACAAGACCATGAAAGTCAATGTAATCACACCTTGGCTCCTGATAAAGGCGATAGCGAAGCGGTTCCGGGATGCGCAGTCGGGCGGCTCCGTGGTTTGCTTGACCCAGATCATCGGCGCCGAGAGAGGATTGTATCCGGGGGCTGCGGCATACGGCACAAGTTTAGGCGCCGTTCACCAGCTTGTCAGA CTGTCGGCGATGGAGCTCGGCAAGCACAAGATCAGGGTGAACGCCGTCTGCCGCGGCCTCCACCTGGGGGACAAGTTCCCTCTCTCTGTTGGGGAGGAGAAGGCCGAGAAGGCGACCGGGGAGGTGATGCCGCTGCGGCGGTGGCTGGACCCAGACAAGGACCTCGCTTCCACGGTGCTGTACCTGGTCGGCGACGACTCCCGCTTCATGACAGGCACCACCATCTATGTCGACGGCGCACAGTCCATTGTGCGCCCTCGCATGCGTTCCTTCCTGTAG